A region from the Burkholderiales bacterium genome encodes:
- a CDS encoding CBS domain-containing protein: MVERTVRQIIEGQEPITAPAGIMVKEAALLMRQHNIGALMVVEDGKLCGIFTERDALFRVLAEGRDPVTTPLDAVLTRNPQTIAPDCAFDTALRMMHDGRYRHLPVVDDGRVLGMVSVRDALGPELEHFVYEMLREEQIQQVLA, from the coding sequence ATGGTAGAGCGCACCGTCAGGCAGATCATCGAAGGGCAGGAGCCGATCACCGCGCCCGCCGGCATCATGGTGAAGGAGGCCGCGCTGCTGATGAGGCAGCACAACATCGGTGCGCTGATGGTCGTCGAAGACGGCAAGCTCTGCGGCATCTTCACCGAGCGCGACGCGCTCTTTCGCGTGCTCGCCGAAGGACGCGACCCGGTCACCACGCCGCTCGACGCCGTCCTGACCCGCAATCCGCAGACGATCGCGCCCGACTGCGCCTTCGACACCGCGCTTCGCATGATGCACGACGGCCGCTATCGCCATCTTCCCGTGGTCGACGACGGACGCGTGCTCGGCATGGTGTCGGTGCGCGACGCGCTCGGGCCGGAGCTCGAGCATTTCGTGTACGAGATGCTGCGGGAAGAGCAGATCCAGCAGGTCCTCGCGTAA
- a CDS encoding NAD(P)H-dependent oxidoreductase produces the protein MKTLLIVYHTMTGGSAQMADAARKGAAAEPQVNVRLLRAAEAAGEDVLAADGYVFVTPENLASMAGVMKDFFDRTYYVALDRIAARPYATLVCAGSDGTNAVRQIERICTGWRLKAVCEPIIVCTHAQTPEAILAPKTIPADELKRCEETGAAIAAGIAMGIF, from the coding sequence TATCACACGATGACGGGCGGCTCCGCCCAGATGGCCGACGCGGCGCGCAAAGGCGCGGCGGCCGAGCCTCAGGTGAACGTGAGGCTGCTGCGCGCCGCCGAGGCGGCGGGCGAAGACGTGCTCGCCGCCGACGGCTATGTCTTCGTCACGCCCGAGAACCTCGCCTCGATGGCGGGCGTGATGAAGGATTTCTTCGACCGCACCTACTACGTCGCGCTCGACCGCATCGCCGCGCGGCCGTACGCGACCCTCGTCTGCGCCGGCAGCGACGGCACGAACGCGGTGCGCCAGATCGAGCGCATCTGCACCGGATGGCGGCTCAAGGCGGTGTGCGAGCCGATCATCGTGTGCACGCACGCGCAGACGCCCGAGGCCATACTCGCGCCCAAGACGATTCCCGCCGACGAATTGAAGCGCTGCGAAGAAACCGGCGCTGCGATCGCGGCGGGCATCGCCATGGGAATCTTCTGA
- a CDS encoding tripartite tricarboxylate transporter substrate binding protein — translation MIRILFALVTVCAACTCAAADPYPTRPVRIVVPFAPGGGLDILARLLGLKLGDALKQTIVIDNRTGAGGNIGAEIVAKAAPDGYTLLLTSTSLAVNASLYSKLGYDARRDFAPVSLLASVPLVLVANNAIPRTLKELVAAIKAKPGAYAYASNGAGTTSHLSGELLGLLLGAKMTHVPYKGGVPAMISVAAGDTQVAFTTIPSALPFIKSAKVNAIAVSTKKPSAVLPNAPTVASVVPGFDTDNWYGLFAPAATPAGIVQRVNAETVQALKAQDVRDTLVREGSEPIGSTPQQFAAYFPAEIVKYAKVVKASGATSN, via the coding sequence ATGATTCGAATCCTGTTCGCTCTCGTCACCGTCTGCGCGGCGTGCACCTGCGCTGCCGCAGATCCCTATCCCACCCGTCCCGTCCGCATCGTCGTGCCGTTCGCGCCCGGCGGCGGGCTCGACATCCTCGCGCGGCTGCTCGGGCTGAAGCTCGGCGATGCGCTGAAACAGACGATCGTCATCGACAATCGCACCGGTGCCGGCGGCAACATCGGCGCGGAGATCGTCGCGAAAGCGGCCCCGGACGGCTACACGCTGCTGCTGACGAGCACGTCGCTCGCGGTGAACGCGAGCCTCTATTCCAAGCTCGGCTACGACGCGCGCCGCGATTTCGCGCCGGTGTCGCTGCTCGCCTCGGTGCCGCTGGTCCTGGTCGCGAACAATGCGATCCCGCGCACGCTGAAGGAGCTGGTCGCGGCCATCAAGGCGAAGCCGGGCGCTTACGCATACGCCTCCAACGGCGCCGGCACGACGAGCCATCTCTCGGGAGAGCTTCTCGGCCTGCTCCTCGGCGCGAAGATGACGCACGTGCCTTACAAAGGCGGCGTGCCGGCGATGATCTCGGTCGCGGCGGGCGACACCCAGGTCGCGTTCACGACGATTCCGTCCGCGCTGCCGTTCATCAAGAGCGCCAAGGTGAACGCGATCGCGGTGTCGACGAAGAAGCCGTCGGCGGTGCTGCCGAACGCGCCGACCGTCGCGAGCGTCGTCCCGGGCTTCGATACCGACAACTGGTACGGCCTATTCGCGCCCGCGGCCACGCCGGCAGGCATCGTCCAGCGCGTGAACGCCGAGACCGTGCAAGCGTTGAAGGCGCAGGACGTGCGCGACACCCTCGTGCGCGAAGGCTCGGAGCCGATCGGCAGCACCCCGCAGCAGTTCGCCGCGTATTTCCCGGCCGAGATCGTGAAATACGCGAAGGTGGTGAAAGCGTCGGGAGCGACGTCGAATTAG
- a CDS encoding N-acetylmuramoyl-L-alanine amidase, with amino-acid sequence MKSQLAIAILAAIACGCAPLPPARDAAHPRGIAVEHHPSPNFDARRPNFVVIHHTGGSDVGRALRTLTDPAMGVSSHYLISRDGRIMQLVDERSRAWHAGESYWAGVDDLNSVSIGIELDNDGIEPYAEPMISALLALLADIRTRYDIPSSNIVGHGDVAPGRKVDPGALFPWRRLAAEGYGLWCEPPYPAVPADADTNLLLHAFGYSVERPDAAAAAFKRRFVPDDPSPFMTEKDRAILYCLVMQKQL; translated from the coding sequence ATGAAGTCGCAACTGGCGATCGCCATCCTGGCGGCGATCGCGTGCGGTTGTGCGCCGCTGCCGCCGGCGCGCGACGCCGCACATCCGCGGGGCATCGCCGTCGAGCACCATCCGTCACCGAATTTCGACGCCCGGCGTCCCAATTTCGTCGTCATACATCACACGGGCGGCAGCGACGTCGGCCGGGCGCTGCGCACGCTCACCGATCCGGCGATGGGCGTGAGCTCGCATTACCTGATCTCGCGCGACGGCAGGATCATGCAGCTCGTCGACGAGCGCTCGCGCGCGTGGCATGCGGGCGAGTCGTACTGGGCCGGCGTCGACGACCTCAACTCGGTTTCGATCGGCATCGAGCTCGACAACGACGGCATCGAGCCGTACGCCGAGCCGATGATCTCGGCGCTGCTGGCGCTGCTCGCCGACATCCGGACGCGTTACGACATCCCGTCGTCGAACATCGTCGGCCACGGCGACGTCGCGCCGGGCCGCAAGGTCGACCCCGGGGCGCTCTTTCCGTGGCGGCGGCTCGCGGCGGAAGGCTACGGGCTGTGGTGCGAGCCGCCCTATCCCGCGGTTCCGGCGGACGCCGACACGAACCTCCTGCTCCACGCGTTCGGCTACAGCGTCGAGCGGCCCGATGCCGCGGCCGCGGCGTTCAAGCGACGCTTCGTCCCCGACGATCCGTCGCCTTTCATGACGGAAAAGGATCGCGCGATACTGTACTGTCTGGTCATGCAGAAACAGCTGTAG